AGGTGCGTGAACCGCGCCGTCACGGCGTTCGCCGACGTGTCGTCGATGGGCGTCCCGAGGAGCACGATCCGCTCGTCGAGCGGCCTCGCGTACGGATCCGGCATCCGGTGTCCCGCGCCGGGGTGTTCGGTGCGGTCGGTCAGGACGTGGCGGGCGGACGGGCGCTGCATGGGCACGCCTCCTCGCGATCGATGGATCGACGTCTGTAAAAAATGTACAGGGCGTACGTCAATCGGGAAGGGGTCCCTGCCGAGAGCGAAAGGGCCTTGTCAGGCGGCGGGGCAGCCGTTCCGGGCGCGCCTCGTGCCGCCTTCCGGGCCGATCCGACGCTCCCCGGACGCCGCTGCGACCGGTCTAAGCTGGGCCCATGGCCTACGAGATTCCGGTGACCCGAGCCAGGGCCGAGCTGGCCGAACTGATCAACCGCGTCGTCTACGGCGGCGAGCGCGTCGTCGTGACACGGCACGGGAAGCCGCTCGTCGCCCTCGTCTCCGCCGCCGACCTCGAACGCCTCG
The window above is part of the Streptomyces sp. NBC_01428 genome. Proteins encoded here:
- a CDS encoding ATP-dependent Clp protease proteolytic subunit; amino-acid sequence: MQRPSARHVLTDRTEHPGAGHRMPDPYARPLDERIVLLGTPIDDTSANAVTARFTHLEHRDPDRGISPSIDAPGAPGAR
- a CDS encoding type II toxin-antitoxin system Phd/YefM family antitoxin, whose protein sequence is MAYEIPVTRARAELAELINRVVYGGERVVVTRHGKPLVALVSAADLERLEELHGSADEPAVGSLSGAREVASASRERRRFGIAAEHRGPNAS